The following are from one region of the Osmia bicornis bicornis chromosome 8, iOsmBic2.1, whole genome shotgun sequence genome:
- the LOC114877114 gene encoding equilibrative nucleoside transporter 1-like isoform X1 encodes MAGSYTKKEFGVGPEEQTLLKDSNGTRIVPAKGTEPVRLSPGWEGTGRPDDELNFKGVTMDQADLELNPPRDRLNIVFCIMVLHGIGILMPWNMFITAKDYFVNYKLSKDYTGIKSNYGSNFLPYLEFASQVPNLLFNWLNIFIQLGGNLTTRIVWGIFIQVLIFVCTVILAMTDSSGWPGVFFWITIFSVIILNIANGIYQNSVFGMVAKLPGKYTGAVILGTNLSGTVTAIINFLAQYMAPNTRTAAIYYFITALFVLLACFDTYFALPINRFYRYRELLHQKGVNKRQLENSARGKTNRPPYWKIFKQCFLQCFNTFFVFFVTLSLFPTVQSDIKRSDLNFVVPTEYYSSVMCFLTFNITALIGSSIASLVQWPSEKYLVIPVVLRVLYIPLFLLCNYQPSSDIARALPVYINNDWVYFVIAVTMGVSSGYFSSLSMMYCPRMVDSQHSATAGMFGAASLVSGICAGILFSMIMPSLVENLSFELS; translated from the exons ATGGCGGGCAGTTACACAAAGAAGGAATTTGGTGTTGGCCCCGAGGAACAGACCTTACTGAAAGATTCAAATGGAACACGTATCGTTCCCGCAAAAG GTACTGAACCTGTTCGTCTGTCTCCTGGTTGGGAAGGAACAGGCAGACCCGACgatgaattgaattttaaagGTGTTACAATGGATCAGGCAGATCTTGAATTGAATCCTCCTAGAGATAG attAAACATAGTATTCTGCATAATGGTACTTCATGGAATTGGAATTTTGATGCCATGGAATATGTTCATAACTGCAAAAGAT tattttgttaattataaattatccAAGGATTATACAGGGATTAAATCAAACTATGGTTCAAATTTTCTTCCATACTTAGAATTTGCATCACAAGTACCAAATCTACTGTTTAATtggttaaatatatttatacaacTCGG TGGCAATTTGACAACACGTATAGTATGGGGTATCTTCATACAGGTTTTAATATTTGTATGTACAGTTATTTTGGCAATGACTGATAGCTCTGGTTGGCCAGGTGTTTTTTTCTGGATCACCATATTTTCTGTTATTATATTGAACA TTGCTAATGGAATTTACCAAAACTCTGTGTTTGGTATGGTCGCAAAGTTACCTGGAAAGTATACAGGAGCTGTAATCTTAGGAACG AATTTAAGTGGAACAGTTACAGCCATCATTAATTTCCTTGCTCAATATATGGCACCAAATACGCGGACCGCTGcaatatattactttataacAGCTCTGTTTGTTCTTCTTGCATGTTTTGATACTTACTTTGCTCTACCCATAAAT AGATTTTATCGATATCGGGAATTATTACATCAAAAAGGAGTAAATAAAAGACAACTGGAAAATAGTGCAAGAGGCAAAACTAACAGGCCGCCGtattggaaaatatttaaacaatgttttcttcaaTGCTTTAAcacattttttgtattttttgtaaCTCTTTCTCTGTTTCCAACTGTTCAATCTGATATAAAACGCTCGGATCTTAATTTCGTAGTTCCGACAGAGTATTACAGTAGTGTTATGTGTTTTCTCACATTTAATATTACTGCTTTAATTGGTAGTTCTATCGCATCGTTAGTTCAATGG CCTAGTGAAAAGTATTTGGTGATCCCAGTCGTTTTACGTGTTTTGTACATACCGTTGTTTTTATTATGCAATTATCAACCAAGTTCTGATATTGCAAGAGCGTTACCAGTGTATATTAATAACGACTGGGTTTATTTTGTAATCGCTGTTACCATGGGTGTAAGCAGTGGTTATTTTTCATCGTTATCCATGATGTACTGTCCTAG gATGGTAGACTCTCAACATAGTGCAACAGCTGGTATGTTTGGCGCAGCATCATTAGTTTCAGGAATCTGTGCTGGAATATTGTTTTCTATGATCATGCCCAGCTTAGtagaaaatttatcatttgAACTATCTTAA
- the LOC114877116 gene encoding E3 ubiquitin-protein transferase MAEA, with product MRSLSITNMSDVKSLEYPTLKVPYELLNKKFRLAQKVIDREASYVQAAANELMKDNKTSVPAGEMSILLGGVVEKLQTLKRKAQESIAEELQAGMVCKRRLEHLKEHANTAPSVVNQWRRQRLDRMLIEYFLRKGYYKTATKLADSSELRDLTNIDVFMVSREVETSLANHETARCVGWCYDNRSKLRKLGSTMEFNLRVQEFVELVRQDRRLDAVKHARRCFTNYDDYQLQEIQCCMGQLAFPANTSLSPYKDLLDEKRWDRLIEQFRHENYRLFQLASQSVFTVALQAGLSALKTPQCYSANKEGRNPNCPVCNEALNELAVPLPFAHCSQSRLVCSISGKPLNEYNQPMMMPNGYVYGEQALEKMAQENNGTVVCPKTKEVFPYKKIEKVYVM from the exons atgcGTAGTTTGAGCATAACCAATATGTCAGACGTTAAAAGTCTCGAATATCCTACATTAAAG GTTCCTTATGAACTCTTGAATAAAAAGTTTCGTTTAGCTCAAAAAGTAATTGACAGAGAAGCTTCGTATGTACAAGCGGCAGCTAATGAATTAATGAAGGATAATAAAACTTCTGTCCCTGCTGGGGAAATGAGCATATTATTGGGAGGTGTTGTAGAGAAGCTTCAAACTTTAAAAAGAAAGGCGCAAGAATCCATCGCAGAAGAGTTGCAAGCAGGAATGGTTTGCAAAAGACGGCTAGAACATTTAAAGGAACATGCTAATACTGCGCCAAGTGTTGTAAATCAATGGCGGCGACAGAGACTCGATAGAATGTTAATAGAATATTTCCTTCGTAAAGGCTATTACAAAACTGCAACCAAATTAGCAGACAGTAGCGAACTTAGAGATTTAACAAATATAG ATGTTTTTATGGTATCGAGAGAAGTCGAAACATCTTTAGCAAATCATGAAACTGCAAGATGCGTTGGATGGTGCTATGACAATCGATCTAAGTTAAGAAAATTAGGAAGTACTATGGAATTTAATTTACGTGTACAAGAATTTGTAGAATTAGTCAGACAGGATAGAAGGCTTGACGCTGTTAAGCATGCCAGAAGATGTTTTACAAATTATGATGATTACCAGTTACAAGAAATTCAGTGTTGTATGGGGCAGCTAGCATTTCCAGCTAATACATCACTCAGTCCATATAAAGATTTATTAGATGAAAAGAG GTGGGATAGATTAATCGAACAATTTAGACATGAAAATTATAGACTTTTCCAATTGGCTAGTCAAAGTGTTTTCACGGTAGCGCTACAAGCAGGTTTATCAGCATTAAAAACACCACAGTGTTATAGTGCAAACAAAGAAGGCAGAAATCCAAACTGTCCAGTGTGTAACGAGGCTCTTAATGAACTGGCTGTTCCATTGCCTTTTGCTCATTGTTCACAGTCTAGACTTGTTTGTAGTATTAGTGGGAAACcattaaatgaatataatcAACCAATGATGATGCCAAATGGATACGTATATGGAGAACAA GCACTGGAAAAAATGGCTCAGGAAAATAATGGTACTGTAGTTTGTCCGAAAACCAAAGAAGTATTTccatataaaaaaatagaaaaagtgTACGTTATGTAA
- the LOC114877077 gene encoding uncharacterized protein LOC114877077, which translates to MAERKNAEPAKFHKKVEKLTRGALLRRRYRTILNQRSSKINQTFKKVLRGKMLSMISTTTSKKMDRLECLICRSIHTSNRKHNPPRRLQNEIAASVSGNKDAILTQSANPSTLTWAHVVPTQRKCKLISSKGGEARRRD; encoded by the exons ATGGCGGAACGGAAAAATGCTGAACCAGCGAAGTTCCATAAGAAAGTCGAGAAACTGACGCGTGGCGCCCTCCTCAGACGCCGTTACCGCACGATACTTAACCAAAGATCatcaaaaataaatcaaactTTTAAGAAAGTACTTCGGGGTAAGATGCTCTCGATGATAAGTACAA CGACGTCGAAGAAGATGGACAGATTGGAATGTTTGATCTGTCGGTCAATACACACAAGTAATCGGAAACATAACCCGCCGAGAAGGCTACAAAATGAGATCGCTGCTAGCGTCAGCGGAAACAAGGATGCGATACTAACGCAGAGTGCAAACCCAAGCACTTTGACTTGGGCACATGTTGTGCCAACTCAGCGAAAATGCAAGCTAATATCATCAAAAGGAGGAGAAGCAAGGAGGCGAGATTAA
- the LOC114877076 gene encoding C-terminal-binding protein isoform X1 produces MDKRKMMSKRPRMENLRGPIANGPIQSRPLVALLDGRDCSIEMPILKDIATVAFCDAQSTSEIHEKVLNEAVGALMWHTIILTKEDLEKFKTLRIIVRIGSGVDNIDVKAAGELGIAVCNVPGYGVEEVADTTLCLILNLYRRTYWLANMVREGKKFTGPEQVREAATGCARIRGDTLGIVGLGRIGSAVALRAKAFGFTVIFYDPYLPDGIEKSLGLNRVYTLQDLLFQSDCVSLHCTLNEHNHHLINEFTIKQMRPGAFLVNTARGGLVDDDALAAALKQGRIRAAALDVHENEPYNVFQGQSSQCPLKDAPNLLCTPHAAFYSDASCTELREMAASEIRRAIVGRIPDCLRNCVNKEYFLSSTGSYPEGINGGYYSSGGLPVQQAHSTTPHDSAPPPPGGHSVVGGGGGGGGGGPNSSAGGAGAGGPTGPTGPTVGGGGAGGPTSAPPTAGLTGIPHSIVSEPDPRPSPPAPSPR; encoded by the exons ATGGACAAACGGAAGATGATGTCCAAACGCCCTCGAATGGAGAACCTGAGGGGTCCTATTGCAAACGGACCCATTCAGTCAAGACCGTTAGTGGCTTTGTTAGATGGCCGAGACTGCTCTATTGAAATGCCTATCCTTAAAGATATCGCAACAGTAGCCTTCTGTGATGCGCAGTCTACATCAGAAATTCATGAAAAG GTACTAAATGAAGCAGTAGGGGCGTTAATGTGGCACACTATAATTTTGACAAAAGAGGatcttgaaaaattcaaaacatTACGAATCATTGTAAGAATTGGATCGGGAGTCGATAACATAGATGTCAAAGCAGCAGGAGAACTTGGCATCGCTGTGTGCAATGTGCCTGGCTATGGCGTTGAAGAAGTAGCTGACACTACTCTCTGCCTCATTCTAAATTTATATCGACGTACGTATTGGTTGGCGAACATGGTACGTGAAGGAAAAAAATTCACAGGACCAGAACAG GTCAGGGAAGCTGCGACAGGATGTGCAAGGATACGGGGTGACACACTTGGCATAGTTGGATTAGGTAGGATTGGTTCTGCGGTCGCACTGCGGGCCAAAGCTTTTGGCTTCACTGTCATCTTCTATGATCCCTATCTACCAGATGGAATTGAGAAGTCTCTAGGTCTTAACAGGGTCTACACACTACAG GATTTACTATTCCAATCAGACTGTGTATCCTTGCATTGTACATTGAACGAGCACAATCATCACCTAATTAACGAATTCACCATCAAACAG atGAGACCTGGCGCCTTTTTAGTCAATACAGCAAGAGGTGGATTGGTAGATGATGACGCGCTAGCCGCAGCGTTGAAACAAGGCAGAATTCGTGCAGCAGCACTTGATGTGCATGAAAACGAGCCATACAACGTCTTTCAGGGTCAGTCCTCGCAGT GTCCTTTAAAAGATGCACCCAATCTGTTATGTACACCACACGCAGCATTCTACAGCGACGCGAGCTGCACCGAGCTTCGCGAGATGGCAGCGAGTGAAATACGAAGAGCTATCGTTGGTCGTATACCCGACTGCTTACGAAACTGTGTGAACAAGGAATACTTCCTTTCCTCGACCGG CAGCTACCCTGAGGGGATCAACGGCGGATACTATTCTTCCGGGGGGCTGCCCGTTCAACAGGCGCATTCGACGACTCCTCACGATTCTGCACCCCCACCTCCTGGTGGGCATTCCGTCGTCGGCGGCGGTGGTGGTGGGGGTGGTGGCGGACCGAACTCCTCTGCAGGCGGTGCAGGCGCCGGGGGTCCTACAGGCCCTACGGGTCCAACGGTAGGCGGCGGTGGGGCTGGAGGCCCTACTTCAGCTCCTCCTACTGCTGGATTAACCGGTATACCACACAGCATAGTGAGCGAGCCTGACCCCCGGCCAAGCCCACCTGCACCGAGCCCTCGTTGA
- the LOC114877076 gene encoding C-terminal-binding protein isoform X3 has translation MDKRKMMSKRPRMENLRGPIANGPIQSRPLVALLDGRDCSIEMPILKDIATVAFCDAQSTSEIHEKVLNEAVGALMWHTIILTKEDLEKFKTLRIIVRIGSGVDNIDVKAAGELGIAVCNVPGYGVEEVADTTLCLILNLYRRTYWLANMVREGKKFTGPEQVREAATGCARIRGDTLGIVGLGRIGSAVALRAKAFGFTVIFYDPYLPDGIEKSLGLNRVYTLQDLLFQSDCVSLHCTLNEHNHHLINEFTIKQMRPGAFLVNTARGGLVDDDALAAALKQGRIRAAALDVHENEPYNVFQGQSSQCPLKDAPNLLCTPHAAFYSDASCTELREMAASEIRRAIVGRIPDCLRNCVNKEYFLSSTGNRFSSRC, from the exons ATGGACAAACGGAAGATGATGTCCAAACGCCCTCGAATGGAGAACCTGAGGGGTCCTATTGCAAACGGACCCATTCAGTCAAGACCGTTAGTGGCTTTGTTAGATGGCCGAGACTGCTCTATTGAAATGCCTATCCTTAAAGATATCGCAACAGTAGCCTTCTGTGATGCGCAGTCTACATCAGAAATTCATGAAAAG GTACTAAATGAAGCAGTAGGGGCGTTAATGTGGCACACTATAATTTTGACAAAAGAGGatcttgaaaaattcaaaacatTACGAATCATTGTAAGAATTGGATCGGGAGTCGATAACATAGATGTCAAAGCAGCAGGAGAACTTGGCATCGCTGTGTGCAATGTGCCTGGCTATGGCGTTGAAGAAGTAGCTGACACTACTCTCTGCCTCATTCTAAATTTATATCGACGTACGTATTGGTTGGCGAACATGGTACGTGAAGGAAAAAAATTCACAGGACCAGAACAG GTCAGGGAAGCTGCGACAGGATGTGCAAGGATACGGGGTGACACACTTGGCATAGTTGGATTAGGTAGGATTGGTTCTGCGGTCGCACTGCGGGCCAAAGCTTTTGGCTTCACTGTCATCTTCTATGATCCCTATCTACCAGATGGAATTGAGAAGTCTCTAGGTCTTAACAGGGTCTACACACTACAG GATTTACTATTCCAATCAGACTGTGTATCCTTGCATTGTACATTGAACGAGCACAATCATCACCTAATTAACGAATTCACCATCAAACAG atGAGACCTGGCGCCTTTTTAGTCAATACAGCAAGAGGTGGATTGGTAGATGATGACGCGCTAGCCGCAGCGTTGAAACAAGGCAGAATTCGTGCAGCAGCACTTGATGTGCATGAAAACGAGCCATACAACGTCTTTCAGGGTCAGTCCTCGCAGT GTCCTTTAAAAGATGCACCCAATCTGTTATGTACACCACACGCAGCATTCTACAGCGACGCGAGCTGCACCGAGCTTCGCGAGATGGCAGCGAGTGAAATACGAAGAGCTATCGTTGGTCGTATACCCGACTGCTTACGAAACTGTGTGAACAAGGAATACTTCCTTTCCTCGACCGG AAACAGATTTTCAAGCAGATGTTAA
- the LOC114877076 gene encoding C-terminal-binding protein isoform X2, whose product MDKRKMMSKRPRMENLRGPIANGPIQSRPLVALLDGRDCSIEMPILKDIATVAFCDAQSTSEIHEKVLNEAVGALMWHTIILTKEDLEKFKTLRIIVRIGSGVDNIDVKAAGELGIAVCNVPGYGVEEVADTTLCLILNLYRRTYWLANMVREGKKFTGPEQVREAATGCARIRGDTLGIVGLGRIGSAVALRAKAFGFTVIFYDPYLPDGIEKSLGLNRVYTLQDLLFQSDCVSLHCTLNEHNHHLINEFTIKQMRPGAFLVNTARGGLVDDDALAAALKQGRIRAAALDVHENEPYNVFQGPLKDAPNLLCTPHAAFYSDASCTELREMAASEIRRAIVGRIPDCLRNCVNKEYFLSSTGSYPEGINGGYYSSGGLPVQQAHSTTPHDSAPPPPGGHSVVGGGGGGGGGGPNSSAGGAGAGGPTGPTGPTVGGGGAGGPTSAPPTAGLTGIPHSIVSEPDPRPSPPAPSPR is encoded by the exons ATGGACAAACGGAAGATGATGTCCAAACGCCCTCGAATGGAGAACCTGAGGGGTCCTATTGCAAACGGACCCATTCAGTCAAGACCGTTAGTGGCTTTGTTAGATGGCCGAGACTGCTCTATTGAAATGCCTATCCTTAAAGATATCGCAACAGTAGCCTTCTGTGATGCGCAGTCTACATCAGAAATTCATGAAAAG GTACTAAATGAAGCAGTAGGGGCGTTAATGTGGCACACTATAATTTTGACAAAAGAGGatcttgaaaaattcaaaacatTACGAATCATTGTAAGAATTGGATCGGGAGTCGATAACATAGATGTCAAAGCAGCAGGAGAACTTGGCATCGCTGTGTGCAATGTGCCTGGCTATGGCGTTGAAGAAGTAGCTGACACTACTCTCTGCCTCATTCTAAATTTATATCGACGTACGTATTGGTTGGCGAACATGGTACGTGAAGGAAAAAAATTCACAGGACCAGAACAG GTCAGGGAAGCTGCGACAGGATGTGCAAGGATACGGGGTGACACACTTGGCATAGTTGGATTAGGTAGGATTGGTTCTGCGGTCGCACTGCGGGCCAAAGCTTTTGGCTTCACTGTCATCTTCTATGATCCCTATCTACCAGATGGAATTGAGAAGTCTCTAGGTCTTAACAGGGTCTACACACTACAG GATTTACTATTCCAATCAGACTGTGTATCCTTGCATTGTACATTGAACGAGCACAATCATCACCTAATTAACGAATTCACCATCAAACAG atGAGACCTGGCGCCTTTTTAGTCAATACAGCAAGAGGTGGATTGGTAGATGATGACGCGCTAGCCGCAGCGTTGAAACAAGGCAGAATTCGTGCAGCAGCACTTGATGTGCATGAAAACGAGCCATACAACGTCTTTCAGG GTCCTTTAAAAGATGCACCCAATCTGTTATGTACACCACACGCAGCATTCTACAGCGACGCGAGCTGCACCGAGCTTCGCGAGATGGCAGCGAGTGAAATACGAAGAGCTATCGTTGGTCGTATACCCGACTGCTTACGAAACTGTGTGAACAAGGAATACTTCCTTTCCTCGACCGG CAGCTACCCTGAGGGGATCAACGGCGGATACTATTCTTCCGGGGGGCTGCCCGTTCAACAGGCGCATTCGACGACTCCTCACGATTCTGCACCCCCACCTCCTGGTGGGCATTCCGTCGTCGGCGGCGGTGGTGGTGGGGGTGGTGGCGGACCGAACTCCTCTGCAGGCGGTGCAGGCGCCGGGGGTCCTACAGGCCCTACGGGTCCAACGGTAGGCGGCGGTGGGGCTGGAGGCCCTACTTCAGCTCCTCCTACTGCTGGATTAACCGGTATACCACACAGCATAGTGAGCGAGCCTGACCCCCGGCCAAGCCCACCTGCACCGAGCCCTCGTTGA